The following are encoded together in the Panicum virgatum strain AP13 chromosome 6K, P.virgatum_v5, whole genome shotgun sequence genome:
- the LOC120713554 gene encoding uncharacterized protein LOC120713554, with the protein MFLRADNCEGEYKSKEYIAEKLKGIIEEVGRQNVVQIITDNASNCKGAGLIIESEYDNIFWTPCVVHTLNLALKSICEPKIQDNPSDEEMVVWRELEFMHDVKTEAALIKNFIMNHGMRLSMFNQFSHLKLLSIAETRFASVVCMLKRFVDVKTALQQMVISDRWSVYREVRDDSPTPTAQIVKDLILSDVWLDKVDFILRITTPIYEMIRITDTDTPCLHLVYEMWDSMIEKVKKVIYRYEGKQEDESSDLYSVIYDILIARWTKVNNPLHCLAHSLNPRYYSKKWLEEGVGREPPHKDKEVSKMRMVCFKKFFPMLEELAKVKEEYSRFSSCSEEFNDPDSIHDRWAVSPMTWWTNHGQSALLLMSLAMKLLSQPASSSCCERNWSTYSFVHSVKRNALTPEHAEDLVFVHSNLRHLSRRTEAYKSGETRMLDVGGDSFDSLGGIGILEVADLSLDEPELQAVTFGLDAQEVDVVEDNETN; encoded by the exons ATGTTCTTGAGGGCTGATAATTGTGAAGGTGAGTACAAATCAAAAGAATACATTGCTGAAAAGTTGAAGGGTATAATTGAAGAAGTAGGTCGACAAAATGTAGTGCAAATCATTACAGACAATGCTTCAAATTGCAAAGGTGCTGGTCTCATAATAGAATCTGAGTATGATAACATATTTTGGACACCATGTGTTGTGCATACCCTCAATCTTGCTTTGAAAAGTATATGTGAACCTAAAATACAAGACAACCCTTCTGATGAAGAAATGGTTGTTTGGAGGGAACTTGAATTTATGCATGATGTTAAAACTGAGGCTGCTCTGATAAAGAATTTCATAATGAATCATGGCATGCGGCTTTCAATGTTCAATCAGTTCAGCCATTTGAAGTTACTTTCTATTGCTGAAACAAGATTTGCCTCTGTTGTATGTATGTTGAAGCGGTTTGTTGATGTAAAAACAGCCCTCCAACAAATGGTGATTAGTGACAGATGGAGTGTGTACAGAGAAGTCAGAGATGATTCTCCAACTCCAACAGCCCAAATTGTCAAGGACTTGATACTTAGTGATGTATGGTTGGACAAGGTGGACTTCATTCTTAGGATTACTACTCCTATATATGAAATGATTCGTATAACAGATACCGACACTCCATGTCTTCACTTAGTTTATGAGATGTGGGATTCAATGATAGAGAAAGTGAAGAAAGTTATATATCGATATGAgggcaagcaagaagatgaatcATCAGACTTGTACTCAGTTATTTATGACATATTGATTGCTAGGTGGACAAAAGTAAATAATCCACTTCATTGTTTAGCTCATTCACTTAATCCAAG ATACTATAGCAAAAAGTGGCTTGAAGAAGGTGTTGGCCGTGAACCACCCCACAAGGATAAAGAGGTATCAAAAATGAGGATGGTTTGCTTTAAGAAGTTCTTTCCCATGCTAGAAGAGTTGGCTAAAGTAAAAGAAGAGTACTCAAGATTCTCTAGTTGTTCAGAAGAATTTAATGATCCTGACTCAATCCATGATAGATGGGCTGTTTCCCCTATGACTTGGTGGACAAATCATGGACAATCTGCTCTCTTATTGATGAGTTTGGCCATGAAATTGCTTAGCCAACCAGCCTCATCTTCTTGCTGTGAAAGAAACTGGAGCACCTATAGCTTTGTCCATAGTGTCAAGAGAAATGCCTTAACTCCAGAGCATGCAGAAGATTTGGTCTTTGTGCACTCAAATCTAAGGCATCTGTCAAGAAGAACTGAAGCATACAAGTCAGGAGAGACAAGGATGTTGGATGTAGGAGGGGATTCTTTTGATTCACTTGGTGGTATTGGCATTCTTGAAGTGGCTGACCTGTCCCTTGATGAACCTGAATTGCAAGCTGTGACTTTTGGTTTGGATGCTCAGGAGGTTGATGTTGTGGAAGACAATGAGACAAATTAG